AGCgccagtctcccatcttccctGAAATCTGTGGTCCTGCCCCCAGGACTACTCACTGAGCCCGCAGCCACCACACCACCTGTTTCAACACCCCGCCGTCCTTGCACGCATGTCCGTATGAAGAGGGTGTCCTCCATTTCAGATTGCATTGGTGCCACAAAGAAGTCCAAGACAGACTTCCTAGAGCCAGAGCCCCCTAGTGCTAAGGAGGACCTGTCGGTACCCAAAGACAGCTTTGCTGCTGTCTTCAGCAGGGCTGGGGGTAGGGCTGAGCGATATGACGATATATATCGTGTGACGATAGAAAAACTTATATCGTTTCATATTATGCTCTATCGTTTATTTCATTGTGTCGCAAATCACTCTCTTTACGGCAATATTTGGACTTCGCTCTGTCCATATGGCAAAAATTATGAAGATGGAAGAATATAACAGCTACCGTTACAACTTACATCTGCAAAGACATGGCCCCAATTTACACGGTCGAGAAATGGGGGTTTCGTGAGTTGGTGCTGGCACTCGACCCAATTTAAATACCTTTTATTTGTAAACGTataattcaaaatgtaataagaaataggcctttacatgtgatcattttatataaactatttattcattgaatttacagaaaatgtgtgTATCGTGATATGTATCGTTATCGGGATATGAAATTACCTATATTGGGATATGAGATTTTGGCCATATCGTCCAGCCCTAGTCAGGGGTGTTCGCATTAAAACCTCAATGGTGAAAAGTGTGCTGGACCTGGACAGGCTAAAGGAGGAGCACTTGAGTGACTCTGAAAGCACCAGGTTAGTCTTTTGGAACTTATCAGGGCAGTGGTCTAATGAAGTGAGTAATGAGACAAAATGTACAAGTATCTTCAATGAATAATACAAGAATAGTCATGCCTTTATGTTTAATGGCCAGTGAGTCTCCGGTAGAGTTCCGTTTTAATGTAAAAGTGATTAAGTGTATATATCTGCAACTATGCTCAAAGTCAGATTCatattgaaatattttttttcacaATTGGCACGTCACTCATGTTTCCAGTGTGGGCCTCTTCTCTTTAGTGTCGATAATATCATGTCTGGCTATTTTTAACCTTACTCTTAACTCTTCCTCTCCCTACTAGTAACCTACAGTATGATATGACAAATGGAACAAGGCGTTTTACTCCTGAAATAGAACTGTCGATAGGCTATGTAGAGGTCAGTAACTATAAAGAGCAGGTCATGCATAGAAACCTTTTTTAAAGTCATAACTGAGATTGTCATTGTCACCACTCATTTACCAATCTACAATACAGCTCCTAGTTTGCAAGATGCTCTCCAATTGTCATCACTGCATTTCTGCCCTAAGGTGTGTATCTAATACAGTGAGTGATATTCAACCTGTATTCAGTCGATTTCAGTTTTTCTCTTGTATTCCTCACAGGCCAGGGCCTTTAGGAATGCCTGTCTATACCTCGACTAGGGGGGAACACGGGTAAACAACAGAACACGGGTAAACAGAACACGGGTAAACAACAGAACTGTGTCGCAGTGCCTGACTGGAACAAGTACTCAGgtacttacagtggggagaacaagtatttgatacactgcagatttagcaggttttcctacttacaaagcatgtagaggtttgtattttttttttaatcataggtacacttcaactgtgagaggtggaatctaaaacaaaaatccagaaaatcacattgtatgatttttttaagtaattaatttgcattttattgcatgacataagtatttgatacatcagaaaagcagaacttaatatttggtacagaaacctttgtttgcaattacagagatcacacATTTCCTGTacttcttgaccaggtttgcacacactgcagcagcgatttttggcccactcctccatgcagaccttctccagatccttcaggtttcggggctgtcgctgggcaatacggactttcagctccctccaaagattttctattgggttcaggtctggagactggctaggccactccaggaccttgagatgctccttacggagccactccttagttgccctggctgtgtgtttcgggtcgttgtcatgctggaatacccagccacgacccatcttcaatgctcttactgagaggAGGTTGTTAGCCAAGACCTCGCGATACAtgaccccatccatcctcccctcaatacggtgcagttgtcctgtcccctttgcagaaaagcatccccaaagaatgatgtttccacctccatgcttcacggttgggatggtgttcttggggttgtactcatccttcttcttcctccaaacacggcgagtggagtttagaccaaaaagctctatttttgtctcatcagaccacatgaccttctcccattcctcctctggatcttCCAGATGGTTATTGgaaaacttcagatgggcctggacatgcgctggcatGAGCAGGaggaccttgcatgcgctgcaggattttaatccatgacgacgTAGTGTGTtattaatggttttctttgagactgtggccccagctctcttcaggtcattgaccaggtcctgccgtgtagttctgggctgatccctcacctttctCATGATCAtcgatgccccacgaggtgagatcttgcatggagacccagaccgagggtgattgaccgtcatcttgaacttctcccattttctaataattgcgccaacagttgttgccttctcaccaagctgcttgcctattgtcctgtagcccagcCCTgtccaggtctacaattttatgcctgatgtccttacacagctctctggtcttggccattgtggagaggttggagtctgtttgattgagtgtgtggacaggtgtcttttatacaggtaacgtgTTCAAgtaggtgcagttaatacaggtaatgagtagagaacaggagggcttcttaaagaaaaactaacaggtctgtaagagccggaattcttactggttggtaggtgatcaaatacttacagtgaggcaaaaaagtatttagtcagccacaaattgtgcaagttctcccacttaaaaagatgagagaggcctgtaatgttcaccataggtacacttcaactatgacagacaaaatgagaaaaaaaatccagaaaatcacattgtaggattttttatgaatttatttgcaaattatggtggaaaataagtatttggtcacctacaaacaagcaagatttctggctctcacagacctgtaacttcttctttaagaggctcatctgtcctccactcgttacctgtattaatggcacctgtttgaacttgttatcagtataaaagacacctgtccacaacctcaaacagtcacactccaaactccactatggccaagaccaaagagctgtcaaaggacaccagaaacaaaattgtagacctgcaccaggctgggaagacaatctgcaataggtaagcagcttggtttgaagaaataaactgtgggagcaattattaggaaatggaagacatacaagaccactgataatctccctcgatctggggctccacgcaagatcttaccccgtggggtcaaaatgatcacaagaacggtgagcaaaaatcccagaaccacatggggacctagtgaatgacctgcagagagctgggaccaaagtaacaaagcctaccatcagtaacacactatgccgccagggactcaaatcctgcagtgccagacggcAGTGCcgtgcttaagccagtacatgtccaggcacgtctgaagtttgctagagagcatttggatgatccagaagaagattgggagaatgtcatatggtcagatgaaaccaaaatagaacttcttggtaaaaactcaactcgtcatgtttggaggacaaagaatgctgagttgcatccaaagaacaccatacctactgtgaagcatgggggtggaaacatcatgctttggggctgtttttctgcaaagggaccaggacgactgatccgtgtaaaggaaagaatgaatggggccatgtatcgtgagattttgagtgaaaacctccttccatcagcaagggcattgaagaggaaacatagctgggtctttcagcatgaatATGATCCCAaaaacaccgcccgggcaatgaaggagtggctacGTAAGAaccatttcaaggtcctggagtggcctagccagtctccagatctcaaccccatagaaaatctttggagggagttgaaagtccatgttgcccagcaacagccccaaaacatcactgctctataggagatctgcatggaggaatgggccaaaataccagcaacagtgtgtgaaaaccttgtgaagacttacagaaaacatttgacctctgtcattgccaacaaagggtatataacaaagtattgagaaacttttgttattgaccaaatacttattttcaaccatAAGTTGCTAATAAactcataaaaaatcctacaatgtgatttttgggatattctcattttgtctgtcatagttgaagtgtacctatgatgaacattacaggcctctcatctttttaagtgggagaacttgcacaattggtgactgactaaatactttttttgccccactgtatgtcatgcaataaaatgcaaattaattacttaaaaatcatacaatgtgattttctggatttttgttttagattgcgtctctcacagttgaagtgtacctatgataacaattacagacctctacatgctttgtaagtaggaaaacctgaaaattggcagtgtatcaaatacttgttctccccactgtatgtgtaatgGTGCCATATGAACAGTATGTCTGTATGACGATGACTTGGATGATGATGACTGATGATACTTCTTATACCTGTAAACAAGTGTGCCTGATTTGAAAATACCCTGTGGTATTTCCATCCTGTCAGGTGCTGTATCATGCTCAGATGATGAGCTGCTGCCATCAGACAATGAGTGTCCCCCCAGCCGAGACCAGCCCCACCTTCGCTTCGAGATCAAAAGCGATGACGGCTTCAGTGTGGAGGCAGACAGCATAGAGGGTGAGGTTTCAGGGAGGAAAGGGCAAATGAATAGACTGCATGTGTCTTATCTGTGGAGTGTTCGTTTAGAAATGATTACATTTCCCAACACTCAAGGCAATGATTTCTGTACAAATACCCCACTATTTCTACATGTGACTAAACATAAGATTATGAAAAATGCTTGTTCTCGTACTTGGCTAGAATTAACTTGTGTAATAAACCATCTAGCACAAAATGTAGGCTAATTTCCATATGAATTACATTTGTGTGTTATCCTGTGTTACTCacaccttactctctctctctctccattcttccCCCTCCTTTCCCTCAGTGGCCTGGAGGGTAGTGATAGACTGTCCAGGGGGCGCTGGCTGGGGCCAGGCTGAGGAAGCTGTCCTTCTCTGGGATGACAGGTGTCCGTATGCTGGGCCTGCTCCACGACACGGTGGTCTTCTTGGTGGAGCAGCTCCAGGCGGCCCGCCGCTGCCATAGCCACGCCTTCCGCTTCTTTAAACAGATCAGCCAAGAGGAGGACCTGCCTGTCAACCCCTCTGGATGTGCCCGCTCTGAGGTCTACCTCGGGTCAGTGTCCCTGTGTTCTGTCCACTACAGGTGCCCTGGAAGTTAAATATAGAAATTACAAGGGAAGTTTATTTTGGAATGTAAATCAGAAATTTAGTCCAAGTTGTCTTACATACTCATCTTACATATCTTGTTAATATTTCAACCAACACTTCCTAGGTATCATGAGTCTTAGTCGAAATTTCAGAGAATTGGTGAATCACCACAAGTGTAATGGTGGAAACAGGTATTACTTTGTCCTCACCTTGCAGTTGGTCAACCCATACCACTGTCTAGCAAATGTTTAAAGAATCTGGGTTTTCCCCTCTGTAGGTGGTTTTCAACTTTAGTGAAAgctagtctctctgtgtggagtatTGGTGAAATGTCTGTTTTGAATGTAGACAGCTGTCAGTGTTAACTCCAACTCCACAGTCTGAGTAAGCTGGAAATAAGACCTGTATGACGTCTATGCTGCTCCTTTCATTAACATATGAAGAGTGTGTGGGTGATGTCCACATCCCAAATTCTACACCAGTGCTGGGCAAAATAACTATGATAAAGAAAGTCTGCATACTGTAAAATTTAACGTAACACCTTGTTCCTGTCTTCTCTAACAGGAAGTCCACCTTCGACATGTTCAACTTCCTGGCTTCCCAGCACCGCCAGCTCCCTGACATCAACCCCtacgatgaggaggaggatgaagtcCCACTCAAATCCACAAGGTCAGATTACGGAGTTATGGTATGCTGGCCATTGCAAAGGAAGCTAGCTAATATCTTAAAAAATGAAACTTTGGCTTAAATACTGCAGTAGCTAGTCCATAAAATATCTTGTCTAGCGGAACATTCTTAGAACTTGTTTTACTTGGTCGCAAATGTTGTTCCTTTGAAAAACAACTTTCACATCAACAAATGATCCATTTATAAATTGGTAGACATATCAATGTATTCCTTCAGCCTGATGAGTAACAAAGGAGCCAGCTGTACAGCTACAGGTTTACACAATCGTTTTTATAGCTGTGACTAATTCACTATTGAAATGTTGTCTATTCCTGTATTTGTAACTCCCCTAAAGTGATCTTTGTGGTTGCACTAAACCATTCTGTCATTTCTGCAACTACCTCCCACAAACAAGCAATGTTACAAATGTGTTCTACCCTTGTGTCTTAGTCTCTAGTGACTCTTTTCTCAGAGTTCAATGTGAAAGGTCAGAAGCACATCGTCATCGTCTCTGCTTATCCCTTTTCTCCTAGACGTGCCACTAGTTTGGACCTCCCCATGGCCATGCACTTCAGATATCTGGAGAGGACATCTAAGGAGGCTGTAGGCGTGTACAGTTCAGCACACAACTAGTCCTGGTCCCCAGAGCCTGTGACTATGATCATGATTCTGGGCTAAAGAGCTCATGCGTTTCTCAGTGGGGTGGCCAACTGACCCCACAATAGGTCATTTGTGGTCTGTCTGGAGAGGAAGCAGTCACTGTGGTTCTCTTCAGCTGTCACAGCAAACTAGGGACAGAGTCATGGTTTATATTTCCTGCTTCTCCCTTTTTAAGTCTTCCTCAAGAAGTGTCATAGTGAAGGCTGTAATTCTGCTGCAAAATGAGTGACCTGAATTCCCATTGACTCAGCGTCAgataataaatacataaaaataaatgtcaataaataaatggaatagcCAAGGAGATTAGCTATGGAAACTGGTGTTCAATCAGTCCAGAGTGTGTTTGCGGAGATGACATAAATCCTATGGTTCATCCCAACGAGGACCTTATTTGGTGGATCCACTAATTGTGGGTTTGAATAAATACATGTTATTGATACCAACATAATACATGTTCCTTAAACCAAAACTAAGTCCCCTGTCTCTTTTCCCTCCTTCCTCCACAGGGTATCGGCTGCTACATGTTCCGTATCGATGACTTTGACGTGGTGGACGCCACGATGCGCAGCAATGCGGGGTGCTTCATCAACCACTTGTGCGAGCCCAACTGCTACTCACGCGTCATCAACGTGGAGGGCCAGAAGCACATCGTCATCTTTGCCCTGTGCAAGATCTACCAGGGCGAGGAGCttactgtcatgactgtcctgtgatgATTACAATGGGTCAGATCAGCCTGGCAATGGTTGACAACAACCAGACCTTCTCTCACCCActaaagaggggaggagggagcccTGTCGTAAATGTTAGTagactttctctccccctccagtaTTTAACCCAAGTAATGCTCTTTGTTAACTTTTCCCCCCGAAACTCTAACACGGTCTAATGGAACAATAATTCTAACATAagaatgtggggaatggtcagtgGATAGCTATGGAAAATGAATGTAACATTGGTTTtaattttgtgatgtcattaaactCTATGGACAaaaaactgtaacttggaaagtaaATCCCCGTTATCTGTCAAGTTTCCATCTAATACGTTGCGCATATACTATGAAAAATGATTAAAGTATTGTTGTTAAGATATTCATGTGGTTTTAGGAGGTATAAACTGTGCATAAGTAAGTATCCAAGCCCTGAGTTAGGTCGGAGAGCATGTCAGACTGATGGAACCGTCCTTTTCGGCCAGAGTGCATGAAAAAGCTTGGTAACGAAATTAACATTAGACCAGAAAATGTGAGGCAGTAGCTACATGTTTGAAATGGTTGGAACTTTGAACCTCAACACGAGGTGAAGAAATAAACTCACCTTCCTTTAGACCAGAGAGACGGCAAGCTGCATCTCAAGACCATAGTAGTATGAATCCTGAATAATCAACACGAGGTGTAGGCGAGAAGCTCACCTCCCAGACAACCACTGAGACAGCTATCGAGTCAAATATCTAGAAAAGGGAATCTAAATGAGACTTTTCTACTAAGCTCATCACCAATGGGAACCGTCGACACGGCTGATAAGTTATCTTCCAGAGTGAACCACAGTAGAAGACGAGAAAAGGGATACCCCTTTTGGGCAATCAGAGCCATACAGTTTTCCACTGAAAGGCCAACAACCTTCCTAACGAGGGCTGGTTCCGACCGAATAAAGGAACTTGCACGTAAATATATTAATGATTTCTTATTTCAAAGGTGCAGCGATTCGTGTGcaaactacagttgaagttggaagtttacatacacttaagttggagtcattaaaactaatttttcaaccacaccacaaattGGTGGTTAAACCTGTTATGGCAAGTAGTTCCCTGAGGGGAACTCCACcctcccattcagctgaaaaggtggcgcagggaattcaaaaatattatttagaaatatttaactttcacacattgacaagtccaatacctcaaatgaaagataaacatcttgttcatctacccatcatgaccgatttttttaatgttttacagcgaaaacccaacatgtatttatgttagaccaccaccaaatcaaagggaaaacgcagccattttttccagccaaagatagtcacaaaagtaggattagagataaaatgaatcactaactttttgaaaatcttcatcagatgacacgttacacaatacatttatgttgtgttcgataatatgcatatttatatccacaaatattggtttacattgacgccatgttcagaactgCCTCaaaaatatccggaggaattatagaaagccacgccagataacagaaatactcatcataaactttgactaaagatacatgttctacatataattaaagatacactggttcttaatgcaactgctgtgtcagattttttaaaaaactttacagaaaaagcctaccatgcaataatctgagacagcgctcagacgtaaaagtatttctctgccatgttggagtcaacagaaatacgaaattacatcatcattacatcatattcccttacctttgatgatctttcatcagaatgtagtgcaaggagtcctagttccacaataaattgttgttttgttccataatgtccaatactagtgtccaattagctgcataTGCTaacactttcagctcacgtgcccaaaaactgactgctggtccaggacaactcgcacgaaaacttcaaaaatatatattccaggtcgaataaactggtcaaactaagtagagaatcaatcttcaggatgttattttcatatatatccaataacgttccaaccggatcatacgttttcagctgcagccaaatggaacggcggtggcacccacagagaaatgcgccacaggaaaatggcattctgtcgggacagtgactatttcccctccaattcggtcaaagttcacagcaaatgctccattccacattctactgaatgaggacatctagtggaaggcgtaggaagtgctaccagatccatatcttgttgggaaaggagggggggatgacattcagaatttcacttcttgtttggaagattgcctgccctatgagttctgttatactcacatacataattcaaacagtttagaaatgtctgagtgttttctatccaatagtaataataatatgcatatattagcaatctaggacagagtaggatgcagttcactatgggcacgcaattcatccaaagtgaaaatacttccccctatcctcaacaagttctaactatagctttggcaagtcggttaggacatctactttgtgcatgacacaagtaattttccaacaattgtttacagacagattatttcacagacCCACTGtagcacaattccagtgggtcagaagtttacatagactaagttgtctgtgcctttaaacagcttggaaaattccagaaaattatgtcatggctttagaagtttctgacaTAATTTTGAGTCGATTGGAAGatcacctgtggatgtatttcgaggcctaccttcaaactcattgcctctgcctgaaataatgggaaaatcaaaataaatcagcttCAGAGAAAaaatagtagacctccacaagtctgattcatcattgggagcaattcccaaacacctgaatgtaccacgttcatctgaccaacaatagtacgcaatataaacaccatgggaccacgctgccgtcataccactcaggaagaagatgcattctgtctcctagagatgaacgtactttggtgcaaaaagtgcaaatcaatcccagaacaacagcaaaggaccttgtgaagacgctgg
The genomic region above belongs to Oncorhynchus mykiss isolate Arlee chromosome 3, USDA_OmykA_1.1, whole genome shotgun sequence and contains:
- the LOC110503699 gene encoding histone-lysine N-methyltransferase 2B-like; this encodes MTGVRMLGLLHDTVVFLVEQLQAARRCHSHAFRFFKQISQEEDLPVNPSGCARSEVYLGKSTFDMFNFLASQHRQLPDINPYDEEEDEVPLKSTRRATSLDLPMAMHFRYLERTSKEAVGGIGCYMFRIDDFDVVDATMRSNAGCFINHLCEPNCYSRVINVEGQKHIVIFALCKIYQGEELTVMTVL